Part of the Branchiostoma floridae strain S238N-H82 chromosome 11, Bfl_VNyyK, whole genome shotgun sequence genome, aaaaataaaaattaccaatcagcaaattttcaccattaatgaaaccattcaccaacttcctggtgtagcaaattggcctttatatcataagctccttaaaatcaacaaacaagtgctgttattgtacagtaatagtggttttgtacttttttcaagcagaaaactttttattctttatatttttgattagcccttacctttaccccaaccattttacaatttttatttttatttttatttcgccctttcgctccatattttttatgaaaaaatccgtgaaccaagaaattaaattggtgtggcctaaagttgACATATTTATCTATATAATAATATGCTATTACTTATTAATAAATATCATGTTTAAAGCTATAAGATTTATTTATCATAGACAGTACAATAATATGATGTGTTTGCTGCTACATATTGTAATATATGCTAAGATATGCATTTCATTTGCTCCGTAGATATTTGAATTGTCATGTTTAAGATAGTGCATGTATGGGCACAATACAATAACATTGCATGTATAGTACTTATAAagtgttgacatgtttgtgaaGTGTTTTAAGTTcaaagttgaaacaattctcAAATGCAGTAGAAATACATTGGAAACAAATATTCTCAGTGTATTTGTGGTGGAGAGATCACACTAAAAACAAAATCACTGGGAGCATGTCAAGATTTGGAATATTTAGTAAGCTAAATTTTAGTTAGTGGTAGATAGCAGGAGGGATGGTAGGATatgtaattcagcaccaaggacaaaggaCACATACTCTCTGTGATCACAACTTTTGAAGGCCCAAACAAAACAGATTGAAACTGTAGACAACTTTGGGCAAATGGATGTAACTTTTTGCCTATACTTACACTTGGACACTTGGATAATTTATTTACAAATTAGATGAAATTTAAACAACTGATATTACAGACTATAATACCATTACCTATTTGCATACATAGGAAGTTCCTGTCTGAACTTTCAGTTGCTTGCTAAATGAATGTCCTGTGGCAGACTGTTCATATAGACATgaatatactatatatattagATGAATAAATCTGATACATACTTACATATAAGATATTTTGTCAAAAACACTCATGTTGCACAATGGTCATAATTATAACACATGTACCTTaagtaaatgacatttttccatCTCATCTATCCTTCTTGGTTAAGCTTATTTTCAGTCATGTGGACTAGCAACAGCTGCAGAGCCTGGCTGTgttggatttttaaaaacagttttgGGAGTGTGAAGAGGCATTTCACCTTTAATGTTAAACATAGCCTTGGGGATGTTGGCATTTCTGTAAAGGTGTAATTTGCTTCAAGGACAAAAAGTCTATCGAGGTTATTTGAGGTAAAGCCTTGTTTTCAAGAGCGGTCTCAAAAACATGTCAGAGCAGCAAAATAGTGACTGTACCATATACTATGAAAATTCCTATAGTCATTATGGCAAATATACGTACAAATGCGCCCAAATGACAAAGTTTTACAATCACTGTTCTTCCAAAGTTGTATACAGACATACCTGGCAAAAAACACTATTGGCTGATGAGCCTTTTTGTCCTGGCTGTTAAGTTACTTTTTTAAGGCATccttcttggaagattttgacaaaatccccctgcagttccagagcaaatTACGATATGAAGCGGttatctctctctgtcagtcagtctatacagactatgacactacgcaaAAAGAAATTAAGCGGCAGAGGAgactacaatacaaaaatgtacaaattgagGAGGTTATATCATACAAACAACAGCAAACCGTTAATGTTTCCTTACAACATGGTGCCAGGAAAGATGACGTCAGGGCCCGGTATGTCCCTGCCTGGCTGTCCTTGACGAACGACTTCTTCATATTCTCCGCTTCTTCTCCATCTTCGCCAGGATTCCACTTCAGCCCGAGCCTCTTCAGTAGCAACCGCAGTGTCTTCTCTTTCCCTCTCGCCAAGGCGCTGTAGTAAAGCAGGCAGTGGAAGAAGTACTCTGGGTGCATCTTCTGTAACTCCAGAGCACGCTGCATCGTGCCAACCCACACGGTCACCGCGTAAGACCCAGTGCTTCCATCAGAATGATCGGAGAATTTGGGTCCGTCTCCGAAACTTCGGAAGTAGTCGGGTACCATCGGTGCCCACCTCCACAAGCCGAGCCGTCTCAGTCCTCTCAGGAGGGAATATACAACATTGCTTTTGAACCACAATCTTATCCACGATTCAAAGCACTCCATTCCGTTCCTATACAGGAATATGTTCTTTGCAGACGGAAAGGCGCGGTACATCAAGTCTCCGATCAGCAGAACATCAAATTTCAGCTTGTACACGATAACATCCCGGTGACGAGGGTCTGCCGTCATGAGGTGGTAATTCAGCAGGGTGACGACATTCGTTAAGAGCTTCACCATGTCGTCCTCGTCTAGATCTGACACGACATCCGAGCGCGCCGCGGGGTTGGGAGAGACATCTTTGGCACGTCTGGACCGGAGCACTGCCATGTTAATGATGGAGAATACCTCGGGTTCGTTGACTGCTTGAGCAACTGAAGTGGCATCGGCTGCTCGTGTGAGGAGGGTGGAACCACATCTTCCTGTGAGAAAATACGGAATTATGTTGACCGGTTTGTTTAGAAGTCCAGCTATTATTTGGGGGTTAGGAATTGATATTATGATAATTGAAAAATAGTAATGTTTGCTTGGAAAGACAGAGTGAAGTTGATAGTCCAGGAAGAGAAACATAAAAAATCGTCTCTTAGCCCCTGTACATAATTAGCTCAACGCAAAAAATGATAGCTTGATGTCACACGGTCAATTTTAGGTATGATGTTCTATGATCCAAGTGGGACATCatggttctgtatctgtatctacgagtatatagccggcataaccgcccttcggcgtaacacgccaGGTAGGACACTTAGtgctaatttatgcaaattaggcaaaTATGGCCCGAATAGCAAGACATTTCTGTAGGTGCAGCATTAGGCCAGTTTATAACGCTACATAATAACCGTACTCACTTCATTATCacaaacatctttattcattcGAAGACTGTACAACACTATTTGTTGGTCAAAGTCGACAGCAGTCTTACCTGTATTGTAGACGAATAcattctgcacatgcgccaccTTATGACGAATGGCATCTGCAACATCTTGGAGATGTGAAAACGGAATGGAGAGTACCTCAGAGGCGCTCCTTCTTTGAGCCTGTTGGGAAAgaagatatattttttttggtatttaCATAGCCGCCCGAACGAGTTCCCGTCATTAAAGCAAAAAAGGTACGCTTCATCAAAAGTCAACTTCCCCGAGGCTACAATTAGTTCTGACCCGGTTACATAAGGTTCACAGTTCAAATGTCTACCAAATTCCAAATCATTTTGACGTTTACTTTGCTGGTGACACCCTGTAACATGGAAACATTGACAATTgcgctgcgacctgaggtgtgcagGTCAACTTGTGTCTGCTGAAAGTCAGTCCtctttcaagttcaagttcaagggAATTCCTCATCAAACATTTGACAATGTCTCGTAGATTCCATGAAAAACTTGATCAACTCACACatctctgatcacagttcacccttctttttcacTCCACTTTATACTTCAGTTGTCGAAAGGACGTTGACTTGAAAGTATGTTTTGTAATGaacacaatgatttgaaatttggtaacgttacatattgacAAATGACTTCGCACTACATAATTGTGCCCCGATATCAGGCTGAGTTCTGCACCTTATTTCTGAGTGAGGCCGAGACCAAATATATCTCCCGCCGTATGCGTGCACATGCCACATGGAAGGCCAAAACAGACAGCCAAGTTAGAAAGGCTGAATATTTGTACCTCACGAAAGAACGGGTGAACTTTAAGATCAGTTCCGTCCACTGGTCTCACCAACACTACCGACTCTTGTTCCCAGTCGATGCTGTACACAGAAAACTCGTTCCCGCGGCTTGTGAAGAACCCCACCACGTCGTTCACCGGTTCCATGTTTTCCAGGGGCACGAAATCGTCCAGAGAGTTTAGCGCTAACTGGATTTTTCTCTTCTTCGGACGAACCCTCCTCGTGTAAGACAGGAATTGCTTCTCCTACATTTAAAGAACAAAGGACAATATGATTATATGAATAATTGAGgtttaaagataaaaaaaacattcacgTTTGTGCTATAGAAAGAAGATACGAACCTTCGGCCAAGGTGACTGAACTGTCCGTGTCGTCAGGTAGTAGGCGCCGGCAGCAACTCCGACCACGGTTGCGGCAGTCATTCCCTGCATGACGCTGGCCGTCAACTGTTCTGTCATGGCCGAAAAATACCCGAAATGCCGACAGTCGTGGATTGGCTACAACTAACAACGATCCTCTGAATCAGAAATTCTGAACAAAGTAGGTGTGTCCAAACCTTTTATCTGATTTTTACTTTTGCCTACGCGCCATTCACTGACTGACCTTGCTTTGACGTCTCTGTAATTTTTCATCTAGCAAATATGCATAGCCAAGGGCTGTACACTGTACCGGTTCTTCTAAtgttttgaacttttttttcacatgtacaaaattaatgaaagCTAATGATGTGTTAAGGATAGGTCTCTGTATGATTCTAGAATGATGAAATACGGCAGGCTGCAGTTACGTTCTGCAGTGAGCTCTGCACTCGTtatctgttttatttcaataCTTTGTCGGTCTTGTCTCTTTAATGAGGTATTGTTGTGGAATGCGTCCCTTGTAGGCTGTTACCTGACGTAAGtagctgtatctgtattgtTAAACCAGTTTAAGCGCCCCTGGGTGTACTACACGACGCTTCactaactggagctgaggcttTTACATCTTCTGTTGGTCAGGAAAAACTTTACTTAAGTTACTTTTTTGTCTTCAAATTCCATAGGCCTCCAGGTTTTTTAATAGGGGTCCATAGTGGTAGCCGTATGTTTCATAGAGATCAGACAGAGAAACTGGCTCTGTTAAGGTCATGTCAGGAAATAAGGTGTCCCAAGGTTACGTCTGAAGTGAAGGAAAGTCTGAAGTTAGGACACACCACATAACGTGCGTTTCATACAAACATCGCTAGAGTGCAGCTCCGCACGGTACCTTCTTGCTGCATTTGCTTGACGCACGCAGCTAAGGCAGCAAAGATACTATTCTCATCTACACGGCCAACAAGTTGAATAATATATGTTTTTTGGACATCACAAGCAGGTTTATTGTTCTGGATAATTTACCACATTACGtattatcaatatcatttccCCCTCAACATCTCTAGGTAGCATTTGTTGCATAGGTGGATTTGTCTTAATTGACAGCCCACAAGCAAAAATGACTCAAAGAAGATACGTACAGTTTGCACATTAAGTACATTAAGCTTCCAGTCAATAGTTGCAATACATAAACTTGCATTTTAATCTAAACTTGTTGGTGCTTAATTCTATTTGCAGTTTATCATTTTCTAAAACACCCCAAGCAGCCTGATATTTCATAATAAAGTAATGTATTTTATTATCATCAAATTCAtttaatagttttttttccaaacatctTCAGTTAGCATTTGTTATATACAGGTGGATTGCCCTAAATTGCCAACCCACAAGCAAAAGTATATCAAAGGCAAGAAGTTTAATTTGCAGCAACAAGTATAATGGCGTGTGTGGTCACAATCACGTCCATTCTGAAGCGTGTGCGTGCCATGCATTACTCAAGGTTTTCCTTCAACACGTAAATATCTTTCGCCTTTTACTAAAGATATCCGTGGAGGGGAACCGCTATTGAGCTAATCGAATTTTTCTCAGTCCTGCGTCAGCGGGACTATAAGAAACCAAAGtatgaaacacacacactctaCATTCACCGATTAGGTTACAATTGCAAGCAATTACAAGTGCTAGTACCTTCACaatggaccaaggaggttttaagttCTCGAGCCAGGGAATGGAGTTGGCAGGAAGAGGGAGTTATATGGTCCCCGAAACAGAGGAGTATTGAATTGACCCTATCCATAACAATACACCGCTCACCAAATGGgcgaaataaaacattttacgTTACACATATTATAGTATGAAAGATACGACTTACTCTCTctcccaagagctatctaaagaTCATACCCAAAAGTGAAAGCAAGGGCGCCAGAAGGATCTTGGTTTATAGCTACAATAGACCCGCTAAGGAGGTCAACCTCCTTTACGGAAGTAACAAAACCTGTGCtgtggtcacggggaatttaaATGCCCCTCTACCGTATCACGTGGGTGGGGattctatttttgtttttccCGCGCTCTTGACATTTGGGTCACAGGTCAACGACCGCCAAAACAATGACGTCATGTCATGGCGGAGGGTGCGAGATTTTGAATTGCTGTTCTGTCAAAACCCAGGCCGTTTTCTGCAAGTAAGTCACTTTTTACCGATCTTATTCAGCACACGAGGTATTACAATGGATAGGACTGCATCGGGGTTACTTTGGGAGATTTTGATCGTAAAAGATGCTCAAGATTTCGATGTATTTTTGCATGAAAACTTGAGCATGAGCACTgattttgaaattgatgcatgATTAATTTTGTTTGCACACTGAAAGTGTTGATGGCAATCGGTTTGTGtattatacattactcgaacgATATGTTTTCAAGGTTCATATGAATGTTTTGTGGCCAGTAAATGTTGCCATACGTTTCAACTTTTCAAGGATTAATTTTGGACAGGACTTTGACTCTTGAACCGTGGGAGAATCAAATGTGCGCGTGGCGGTGGTTGTCAAAATAGACCCGTGTCCAAGTCGATATGAATAGATCAAAGTGCAAAGATGTATATTAACGATGAAATCAAATAGCTGTAAGTCACTACAAATTAGCTAACCTAGATGTGTTCCATATAACGGTCCGGTACTTTTTACTGCGATCCTGTTGTAAAAgatgttatgttatttttcaAATATCATAAATGTTGATTGTGCTTTTATTGAATAGTTTTGGTGAGATCATACTATAGGTTGTTTTGATGAATATTTCAACTGCACGTTTTACCTGACAAACAAAGCTGAAGGCAGGGTTGTATTATgaatacaaatgaggtcctccaGCACAAAGAATCTTTTCTGGCCATgataagtaaattttatggatgacatcagtgtgCTCATCAGTTTTGCCTGAtttacctaaaaaaaatcacctcctGTGATGGTTTAATAACATGAAAAGAAAGTAAAGATTTTTAGTTGGTTGTTGCACTAAGCTTTtcttataaaaaaaagattgtgaTCACAGGGAAGTCTGTCCAATCTTGCACATTGTGTGTAATGCAGGTTTAACTTTTGTGTATATTATTACTAGCCATGGTAGTGCTGTTATCACCTGTATGAAAGTCGTCTATTGTTCATTGTTTAGTTCACCCTGAGTGTTATACTATCAGAGAACTCAAAGCCACCCCTTTGACAGGTGGATTTGTTTCCGGATACCTGAATACCATAACTCTAAAACAAGGTGACAGATCCTTACACCCAGGctgcacaaaatacacaaataacaCTTCACCTGAAACCCTTTGAAGTCCCCGCCTCACAGGGCCATCAGTTTTTAATCTGTTTCCATGCCACTTTAATAGTTTTTGGGAGCCtaaaatgttaatttttcattgttaaaCCAATTTAATCAATTTTATGTCAAGTTTTGATAGACTGGGATGGGAAGGGTGACATTTTGTCAGgcccaacaagtaaatttcagTTCCAGTCTacggagggacaggtcctggactCAGGAGACAGCATTTCTGCCTTGCTTCCGCTT contains:
- the LOC118425302 gene encoding uncharacterized protein LOC118425302 codes for the protein MEPVNDVVGFFTSRGNEFSVYSIDWEQESVVLVRPVDGTDLKVHPFFREAQRRSASEVLSIPFSHLQDVADAIRHKVAHVQNVFVYNTGRCGSTLLTRAADATSVAQAVNEPEVFSIINMAVLRSRRAKDVSPNPAARSDVVSDLDEDDMVKLLTNVVTLLNYHLMTADPRHRDVIVYKLKFDVLLIGDLMYRAFPSAKNIFLYRNGMECFESWIRLWFKSNVVYSLLRGLRRLGLWRWAPMVPDYFRSFGDGPKFSDHSDGSTGSYAVTVWVGTMQRALELQKMHPEYFFHCLLYYSALARGKEKTLRLLLKRLGLKWNPGEDGEEAENMKKSFVKDSQAGTYRALTSSFLAPCFSSAA